The following proteins come from a genomic window of Mustelus asterias chromosome 1, sMusAst1.hap1.1, whole genome shotgun sequence:
- the LOC144493694 gene encoding toll-like receptor 2 type-2, producing the protein MRSPSLGILLGVCIFIPTAFLQRNAHQYNVCEQCDSDNLCNCSSLKLENIPHVSENVSGFDLSHNKISQVKDTDFITYVRLKRLLLQSNQIQSIAEPAFQHNTHLEYLDLSNNLLTQLSPNWFKYLSKLQYFNVSGNNYTDLGSGRIFSNLTQLRWLEFGNPSLSFLKEDDFVGVTHLEEFIVKAEKLLVYQKGSFSSFRNISHAALSLHDTFRNEPDQARQILVELTGSTTHMELRDLAFPDKTDSLFPTVDNSTVRKYTFKNNSFTDGVVLNFINSSINTKLSELVVEDCELSGTGKWFGIKPITSNFLRSITLSNISIKRFYLFYDLSSISQLLVHVKTAKLTKLTLFLMPCTVSRTLQNVELLDLTDNLLNDYRLEETLCSGAWPSVRYLILQKNDFKFLGITSSKLSTLSNLTHLDLSQNRFRDMKTSCKWSKNLQFLNLSSCEMKSIKECIPPNVEVLDLSNNALHRFDVNLPLLKELNVSNNKFKRLPSDGYLPKMEILKISNNKLTSLTGVEIKAFKNLRFLEAGKNNYICSCEFLFYMNHDITVQLLNQKENYICDSPLFLRGMLIQNTKRSFFDCHTTLSLALLCVGICLAVGIVGMMCYKYHGIWYIQMTWAWLKAKRKPKKVRNNDICYDAFVSYSAMDSEWVENFLVRELEGAHPPLTLCLHKRDFIPGKWIIDNIIESIEKSRKTLFVLSQHFVQSEWCKYELDYIHFRLFDENDDTAILVLLESIPKETIPQRFCKLRKLMNTKTYLEWPQEEVEQQIFWFNLRVALQRDNVTTL; encoded by the coding sequence ATGAGATCGCCCTCTCTGGGGATCCTTCTGGGCGTGTGTATTTTTATACCTACAGCTTTCTTACAAAGGAACGCTCACCAATACAATGTGTGTGAACAATGTGACTCTGACAACCTCTGCAACTGCTCTTCATTGAAGCTAGAGAATATTCCACACGTATCGGAAAACGTGTCTGGGTTTGATCTGTCACACAACAAGATCTCACAGGTTAAGGACACTGATTTCATTACATATGTGAGGCTGAAAAGACTCCTATTGcagtcaaatcaaatccagtccattgCTGAGCCAGCGTTCCAGCACAATACACACCTGGAGTATCTTGACTTGTCCAATAACCTTTTGACTCAACTGTCACCCAATTGGTTTAAGTATCTTTCCAAATTACAATACTTCAACGTTTCAGGGAATAATTACACAGATTTGGGATCAGGGAGAATTTTCTCAAATCTGACACAACTCAGATGGTTAGAATTCGGCAATCCTTCTCTATCATTTCTGAAGGAAGATGACTTTGTAGGAGTTACACATCTGGAGGAGTTTATTGTAAAGGCAGAGAAATTACTTGTGTATCAGAAAGGAAGTTTCAGTTCATTCAGAAATATAAGCCATGCTGCCTTGAGTTTGCATGATACATTCcggaatgaaccagaccaggcTCGGCAGATTCTTGTCGAGTTAACAGGATCCACCACCCACATGGAGCTGAGAGACTTAGCGTTTCCTGACAAAACGGACAGTCTATTTCCCACAGTGGACAACTCAACAGTGAGAAAATACACCTTCAAAAATAATTCTTTTACAGATGGTGTGGTACTCAATTTTATAAATTCGTCGATAAATACAAAATTATCGGAACTAGTTGTGGAAGACTGTGAGCTTTCAGGAACTGGGAAATGGTTTGGTATAAAACCCATTACAAGCAACTTTCTACGTTCAATAACATTAAGTAACATTTCTATTAAAAGGTTTTATTTGTTTTATGATCTTTCAAGTATTAGTCAGTTACTTGTACATGTTAAAACAGCTAAACTTACAAAGTTAACCCTGTTCCTGATGCCCTGCACAGTATCCAGGACATTGCAAAATGTGGAGTTACTTGATTTAACTGACAACTTGCTGAATGATTATAGACTGGAGGAAACGCTCTGTTCAGGAGCTTGGCCTTCTGTGCGTTATCTTATTTTGCAAAAGAATGATTTTAAATTCCTGGGAATTACAAGCTCAAAATTATCCACACTTTCTAATCTTACCCATTTAGATTTGAGTCAGAACAGGTTTCGTGACATGAAGACTTCATGCAAATGGTCAAAAAATCTACAATTTCTGAACCTTTCGAGCTGTGAGATGAAAAGTATAAAAGAGTGCATCCCTCCAAATGTTGAAGTATTGGATTTAAGCAACAATGCCCTCCATCGTTTTGATGTTAATCTCCCTTTGCTCAAAGAATTAAATGTGTCCAATAATAAGTTTAAAAGGTTACCAAGTGATGGCTACTTACCAAAGATGGAAATTCTGAAGATCAGCAATAATAAACTCACCTCACTCACAGGTGTAGAAATCAAAGCATTTAAGAATCTTCGATTTTTAGAGGCTGGAAAAAATAATTACATTTGTTCGTGTGAATTCCTGTTTTATATGAATCATGACATAACTGTCCAACTGTTGAACCAAAAGGAGAATTACATCTGTGATTCCCCTCTGTTTCTCAGGGGAATGTTGATACAAAATACTAAACGCTCTTTTTTTGACTGTCACACAACACTGTCGCTAGCCTTACTGTGTGTTGGCATATGTTTGGCAGTAGGCATTGTTGGGATGATGTGCTACAAGTATCATGGGATCTGGTATATCCAAATGACTTGGGCATGGCTGAAGGCAAAGAGGAAGCCAAAGAAAGTGAGGAATAATGATATTTGTTATGATGCATTTGTCTCGTACAGTGCGATGGACTCAGAGTGGGTGGAAAACTTCCTGGTAAGAGAGTTAGAGGGTGCTCACCCACCTCTAACGCTCTGCCTTCATAAGCGTGATTTCATCCCAGGGAAGTGGATAATTGACAACATTATCGAATCTATTGAGAAAAGCAGGAAAACCCTGTTTGTTTTGTCTCAACATTTTGTTCAAAGTGAGTGGTGTAAGTATGAGCTGGACTATATCCATTTCCGTCTGTTTGATGAAAATGACGATACAGCCATCCTTGTTCTGTTGGAGTCGATTCCAAAGGAGACCATTCCTCAGAGATTCTGCAAGCTTCGGAAACTGATGAATACAAAAACCTATTTGGAATGGCCACAGGAAGAAGTAGAGCAGCAAATCTTCTGGTTTAATTTAAGAGTCGCATTACAAAGAGATAATGTTACAACATTGTAA